A genomic stretch from Mastacembelus armatus chromosome 7, fMasArm1.2, whole genome shotgun sequence includes:
- the gtsf1 gene encoding gametocyte-specific factor 1, whose protein sequence is MATVRHGAAVCMSDAAERAQLPEETDEKGNCDPDKLLQCPFDKNHLIRSCRFPYHLIKCRKNHPKLASELQTCPFNARHLVPKDQLKRHTETCEDRISVHPVDGETTEAHCRWQVPLSTWVVPNMSEDWDKEADNAAAPFVWGVSTSLNPKLETLPTNNLSPGFRAPNLLPWNGFKP, encoded by the exons ATGGCGACAGTAAGACATGGAGCAGCTGTCTGCATGAGTGATGCTGCTGAGAGAGCACAGCTGCCAGAGGAAACTG atgaaaaaggAAACTGCGACCCAGACAAACTTTTGCAGTGTCCTTTTGACAAGAACCACCTGATTCGATCCTGTCGCTTCCCTTACCACCTCATAAAGTGCAGGAAG AATCATCCAAAACTTGCCAGCGAGCTACAAACCTGCCCCTTTAATGCTCGCCACCTTGTCCCCAAGGATCAGCTGAAACGCCACACTGAGACCTGTGAGGACAGAATTTCTGTGCACCCTGTTGATG GTGAAACCACAGAGGCCCATTGTAGGTGGCAGGTTCCTCTCAGTACTTGGGTAGTTCCAAATATGTCTGAGGATTGGGACAAAG aagCTGATAATGCTGCTGCTCCATTTGTTTGGGGTGTCAGCACAAGTTTAAATCCAAA ATTGGAGACACTGCCCACAAACAATCTTAGTCCAGGCTTCAGAGCGCCGAACCTCCTCCCGTGGAATGGGTTTAAGCCATGA
- the letmd1 gene encoding LETM1 domain-containing protein 1: MALSCSSLCSHLSLVRLCGLRTNTITNGLYSPYVSWQPRSCLCRQYSSSTGRRGIGRFVSSRIRWANTKYEGFLKRRFPRFYQLYHTFVEGFKLLFQDAKDVKRIKTKMFSDGIKFQDLPYREMEKLRQFRRDMIKAVPLVMISIPPFANYLVFVLMYFFPRQLLIPHFWTPRQHVEFRGVYHSLRTQHHRPVLKELEHLSCQIKDAQLQGRLKELCAKVQSGANPNVSEILAVRSLFSRPPLGLMTMSVAHMRHISPLVFLTPRLPGFLIGRRLNSHALELLQLDRALSRLGPHQLSDAELRQACFVRGLNSDSVGVYQCREWLSRWLQVSTSLKDSEVSLLLHSIVILSANFPNGPSCH, encoded by the exons ATGGCGCTGTCCTGTTCCAGTCTGTGTAGCCACCTGTCTTTGGTCCGACTGTGTGGCCTCCggacaaacacaataacaaatgGACTTTATTCTCCCTACGTGTCCTGGCAGCCCAG GTCATGCCTATGTAGACAGTACTCGTCGTCCACTGGTAGAAGAGGTATTGGGCGATTTGTCTCTTCCAGGATCCGGTGGGCAAATACCAAATACGAAGGTTTCCTCAAGAGGAGATTTCCCCGCTTTTACCAGCTTTACCACACCTTTGTGGAAG GATTCAAGTTACTGTTTCAAGATGCCAAGGATGTgaagagaataaaaacaaagatgttctCAGATGGAATAAAGTTCCAGGATTTGCCCTACAGGGAGATGGAGAAACTCAGAcag TTTCGCAGAGATATGATCAAGGCTGTTCCACTGGTGATGATATCGATTCCTCCCTTTGCCAACTACCTGGTTTTTGTCTTGAT GTACTTTTTCCCCCGCCAGCTCCTGATCCCTCACTTCTGGACTCCAAGGCAGCATGTAGAGTTTCGGGGAGTGTACCATTCTCTCAGGACTCAGCATCACCGGCCAGTGCTCAAAGAGCTTGAGCATTTGAGCTGCCAGATCAAAGATGCTCAGCTGCAGGGTCGCCTCAAGGAACTTTGTGCTAAG GTACAAAGTGGCGCAAACCCTAATGTGTCTGAAATTCTTGCTGTTCGAAGCCTGTTTTCCAGACCCCCTTTAGGCCTAATGACTATGAGTGTGGCTCACATG AGACACATCAGTCCCCTGGTCTTCCTGACGCCTCGCCTCCCTGGGTTCTTGATTGGCCGGCGGCTAAACAGCCATGCCCTAGAACTGCTCCAACTGGACCGGGCACTCAGTAGGCTGGGCCCTCACCAGCTGAGTGATGCTGAACTCAGACAG GCTTGTTTTGTCCGGGGGCTCAATTCTGATAGTGTTGGTGTTTACCAGTGCCGTGAGTGGTTATCCCGATGGCTTCAGGTGTCCACTTCACTGAAAG ACTCAGaggtgtcactgctgctgcacagcatTGTAATTCTCTCAGCCAACTTCCCAAATGGTCCTAGCTGCCACTGA